The sequence below is a genomic window from Setaria italica strain Yugu1 chromosome IV, Setaria_italica_v2.0, whole genome shotgun sequence.
GGGTCATGGCGTCACCTGCCCCTGAAGATACCATTTCCAGAGgtgggtgatggcgtcacccgcccctggaaacaACTTTACGGCGGCGAACCTGTTACCTGCTCCTGAAACAGCTATTTGTAGCTATGAAAAGCAGGAGCGGGTAACACGCCCACCCCTGCAAATGCCATTTCAACCGCCCCTGGAAACCGTATTTGTAGTAGTGTGCCTCCTGTATCAGCGAAATCCTTTTTCACAATGTTTGTCGTGTAATGGGCTAATAAACAAGAGTTTCCTACAAGATATCTTCTGATCTATGACAATAATTTTATGACAAATGTCAAAACgttataaatttataacatTATTTTCTAAGAATGTTAAAATATTGCATCCGAGCAAATTCATTGATGAAGTTATCAAACATCATAAAATGCATTCCCACCGAAGTCAAAAAAAGTCACTTACTGCTAGTTGGTGGTTTTGTAACAATATAAGGTGTGCGAAAACGTAATAAATTAAACCATCTAGGGTCCCTCATGTAAGCATGATGGTTCATGTAATTTTCATTATAGATTGGAAGATTTCTTATAGTGTTGGTTTCTCTAAAATGTTTTTCCCATACAGTTTTTGGAAGAGTTTTGTGATTGAACAAGAATTACATGAAGCTTACAATATGCTAATTGATCAAGGTTAGTGTTAGAATCAAGATTATGTTAGTGATCCGTTAGGTGGTTTCACTTTGTAGAGAGACACCTCTAAAGTAGATAGTCATGACCTTTCACGAAAGGATCGGAACCTTTCGTGAAGGGGTCATTCCGTGAAGGTGAGCATGCCATTTCACCATATATAAATATGTAACAACGTTGTTCGTTCAGTCAATGAAGAGAATTATCGTATTCGTCTTTTAATTCTCTATGAGATTGATACTTAACACAAACTCCATAAATGTACGTTGAATATCGGCACCATATTCCAAATGAATCATGTATCGGGTAACTCACATGTGAGACTAAGACACATCGGTGGCATACATTTGTTACAGTATTCGCTAGTATATGCATCCCCCAAAACATCTGGCAGGGGTCGCTTTTGCATGGTGTACTGGGAGTTGGACCGCATTTTCTTTGCTGGTGAACATAGCTATCAGCATGTTAAACATGTTATCCACCAAATCTTCCGACAACTGCCCTCAATAAACAAGAGAGGCGAGCTCCACGTGCACCTTTCTTTTAATGCCCATGAATGAGCGACCGAAGCATTGGGCCTTTGGCAGATGCTACGTCAACATCACTACAAATCTGCTTTCTGACAACGATTTTGCTTAAACAAAACACGCATCGAAATGTGAATATCTGGACCAGACACTGACGATCCTGAACATACGAGATACTTGGgcctataaatagccacctgcTGGGCATGGACGCCAACACAGTTCAAAGTGGTGTCATGGTCAATATGGATGCCATTGTGTCGCTCGCCATACTCCTCCTGGTGAGTGTGCACGCATGAGTTGTATTAGCGAGTGCTCTCATACATGTGAAGAAAACGAGTGATTGTTCGGTTCTATCGTTCGAACGGGCCGTGCAATATCTATCAGCAGTAGCAAGGCTTGTTGTTACAAAAACAACATTTCTTTGTTTTACTTAATATTTTACGACGTCTTTATATGATGCTGCATGCAGGTTACTGGAGCAGGAGCAAGCAAACATGCAGATCTGCCAGCTGGGCCTGCCGTGAAGTCGCCTAAGACCATGGCGCCAATGGTGTATTGGCAAGCAGTTCTTCCTGAGACTCCGATGCCCCAAGCCATACACGACTTGTTGACCCAATCTACAGGTATATATCTCTCTCTTTCCCACGAGTGAGTAAAAATTTGTTTAATCATCCACATTTTTAGGTGCTCTGGATTTAGCCTGGAAATGTATGGTAGCGGAAAATTTACTGCCTCTAGCTAGTTTAGTTTACTTCTACAGTTTTACTTTTACCAATTGCATGGGACCGTATATATCAGGCCATACAATATATATTCCCGGCTTCTGCCTTATTGTCCCGGCAACATTTTCCTCAAATGGACACAATAACCTGGGTTTGTATATATTCCTAATTTAATTACTTCCCCCTTATAAATAATAACCTGGGTGTATCTTGGTACGTCTCCATAGCCGGAATTTGGATGTACCAAAAAGGACTCAAAAAGCCTTCGGGTACAAATTAAAAAAGAATCAGAAAACTGCAACTTATAAGTATGTAATATGACAAATATGTTGTGTAGTAGGTACCGCctttaaatatatatatgacatttaggacaaACTAATTGGTTTAAGACTAAACTAATTTACTTGTCCCCAAATGTCATATATGGAAGAACTGAGGGAATACCAGATAAATAAACTTTGGAAAAAAGAGATATGTTCTATCTATTCTTCCACATGGAACCTGACCAGTAAGAAACATGGTATTCCATGAAAGTACGAAAATTCCTCCCCTCCCATGCATTGGGTAAAATCTAAATCCTCACACACCATCGTCAATTACTCTTGAACGTTCCATGTGTTATAGACACATCGATAACATCCGAGGGATTATGAATTCTCTTAGAGGTATATGAGAAAGTTCCCCAAAAAAAGTAATATGGTGTTCTTTTCGTTCATTAGCAGTGGCACCTCAAATCTCATTCCAAGTGCCATAAAACTATACACTAATAGTAAAAAAGCATTATAAAAATGTATTGTATAGTTATCCATACTTCAATTGAATGCTAGTTTGAATGCTAGAAATTCTCTAAATTTCAGTCCATCCatttattaatatttatttggATGAGTTTTCTGTGTACAATGCTTTTCTTTTTAGCCTTATTATTTTTTCAATTATATTCTGACTTTTTTTAAACATATTTAGAAAACATATTATAAAGATTTAGTGTATATTTACCCATGTTTCATTTCAAAATAGAAATTCTCCAAAATTATTATTAATGTACTCCACccattatatttatatatttgtttAGACTACTTTTCTATATACAATTATTTTCATATACTTTGAATTATAATTCAAGGTTTTTGTTTCACAAATATCAACTACTGATCCAAAAGAGAGTATACAATGTAGTTATTAACTCCACTTCTTTTCAAttgtgaaaaaaataaatatggtTGCAGCCTTTATAACTGTTGTTGTATATAATGCATTAAATTGCCACAATTAGTACGTTCTTAAACAATTCAATATTTTCCTATTTATATTTCTAACTCTAATTTACTTATGTAAAGCCAAAAAGGTTCATAATAGGTATCTTAGAATCAGTGTCAATGCTAGATATAGGAATTTTTATCAGTAAATTAACTTTGATCAACAACATTTATATTCACATAAATGGGGAGTAGTGTTATTCCAATTTGACATTTTAAATTTCATGGGTCGCAATTGTTTCCATGATTTGTTCACAATAGTTGAATATAGTCATAGTTCCATGTTTGATATAAGGATCTTAAAAGAAACTTTGAGAaaaaagtttcatatttttcattcCTACCGGTAAAATTGTGTTCAAATTTTCTTTTGTCACTAATCCAACCTAAAAAGGCATAAGATAAATACTAATTATTGTCATTTTAACACATATTATTGCATGTACAAGAAGCCTATtattgtaaaatatttattttatttcagcAACATTATCTTTATTGTCATTAATCTATAGTTCAATACTCATTCATAATGTTTGTCATACATGCATTAGGACATGTCTCTCAGGATAATAAAGGTTTGGCACAAGGGGAGAACTCAAGAAAAGTCACCGCATCATATGGGTCCCAAGGTGAGGAGGACACAAGGAAGGTCACTACTTCACATAAGTCCCAAGGTGAGGACTCAAGGAAGGTCACCGCCTCATATGGGTCCCAAGATGATGGAGACTCAATGAAAATAATGATGTCATATGGATCTCAATGTAAGGACAACTCAAGGAAGGCCACCACATCATATGGGTCTCAAGGTGATGAGGAATCTAGAAAGGTCACAACTTCATATGGGTCCAAAGGTGAGGAGGACTCAAGGAAGCTCACCACATCATATGGGTCTCAAGGTGATGAGTTATCAAGAAAGACCACCACATCATATGGGTCCCAAGGTGATGAGTTATCAAGAAAGACCACCACATCATATGGGTCCCAAGGTGATGAGTTATCAAGAAAGACCACCACATCATATGGGTCCCAAGGTGATGAGTTATCAAGAAAGGCCACCACATCATATGGGTCCCAAGGTGATGAGTTATCAAGAAAGACCACCACATCATATGGGTCCCAAGGTGATGAGTTATCAAGAAAGACCACCACATCATATGGGTCCCAAGGTGATGAGTTATCAAGAAAGACCACCACATCATATGGGTCCCAAGGTGATGAGTTATCAAGAAAGGCCACCACATCATATGGGTCCCAAGGTGATGAGTTATCAAGAAAGGCCACCACATCATATGGGTCCCAAGGTGATGAGTTATCAAGAAAGACCACCACATCATATGGGTCCCAAGGTGATGAGTTATCAAGAAAGGCTACCACATCATATGGGTCCCAAGGTGATGAGTTATCAAGAAAGACCACCACATCATATGGGTCCCAAGGTGAGAAGGACTCAAGGAAGGCCACTACTTCATATAGGTCCCAAGGTGAGGACTTAAGGAAGGTCACCACTTCATAATATTTAGCTTCTTAGAAATGAAGTATTTATGATCTCAATCATGTTTCAGGGGACAGGCATGACCATATTCACAGCCACAACAACGGCAACAAGCTAGCAGACGTGTTCTTCTTCCATGACGTGCTACGGCCAGGGTCCATTATCACACCGACCATCCCACCGACCACATCCTTGCCACCCCTGCTACCGCGCCACGAGGCTGAAACCATTCCATTCTCCACCAAGCGCTTCGGCGACATCCTTACCATGTTCGCGCCAGCGTCCCATGCCATGGCAGATGAGATACGGTGGACTCTGGACACTTGCGAGCACCCGCAGACACTCGCAGGAGAGAAGGCCAGCTGCGCCACGTCCTTCGAGTCCCTCGCAAAGCTCCCTGCTGCCCTCCTTGGGATACGCAATGTCCATGCTTTCTCGGGTGACATGCCCATCGACCCTGCGGGCACGACGGCGCGACGGGGGAGGTATAACGTGACGGCTGTGCGGAAGCTCTCCGACTCTCCGATGGTCGCGGCGTGCCATGACCTGACGTACCCCTACGCGGTGTACTACTGCCACACGACGAACCCAGCGGCGGCGTACCTGGTGACGCTGGCGGCCGAGGATGGCGGGGCGCCGGCGATGGAGGCCCTAGCCGTGTGCCACCTGGACACGTCGCAGTGGACCCCCAGACACCCGTTCCTAGTGGCGCACAATCTCAAGCCAGGTGATGCGGTGGTGTGCCATTTCCTCTCTAAGCTCAGCATAGTCTGGGTCCCGGCCGGCGAGCAAGGAGGCGCACGTGAAGCCCGGAAGAACGCAAAGTACCTGAGGGCATTTGCATGAGCAAGCTCTGTGGCACGTTTGTAACCTGTCGAACAAACAACGTGGCTCTAGTACTAAATAAAAGCTGCGTGAACGTATTGTGATCGTGCTTTGTTTAAGCAAAGTGTTGTGGTTATGGTTTGGCTAAGCAACGAACTCATCTTTTATTTGTAATAATTACTTAAGGAACTGGCAGTTAAGATTTGAGACGTCTCCTCAGGTAGTAGAGTTGGAAATTCTCATGCCAATAAAGTATAAATTTGATCCTCTGCAAAGCCAGATGAGCAACGGCCAGACCTTTCGTCCAACCCTCTTTAGATCCGGATAAAATCGGACCTGTGACTAAAgggagaccctttagtcccgggtgaaaaaatTAGCCACCTATAGGGACcctttaatctcggttggtgttacccaACTGGGAATAAAGCCCtcgaccctttagtcccggttggtgttaccacccgggactatagcactagtagagaactagcttttagtcccggttggtaaggtgcatatctcccaaaaatccatccgggataaaccaaccaggacaaaagggaaggggtctttagtcccggttggtgtcaccaaccaggactaaagggcctgccatgCCAGGCATGGGataggccctttactcccggttggtcaaagtaaccgggagtaaagggtgcccatttagtcccggttgggtttcccaaccgggagtaaagggttaccctttagtcccggttggatttcccaaccgggactaaatgacgcctgaaattttcatgcatcgcgtacgtagtaccgcggcccttttattaacctttagtagttgagattttttttataatgaaatcaactagtatttaaacgaatgaaatttgtaattatacaattactatatatatacacaattcaactagtacaaatcgatcttaattagcgcgtattatatatataaataaatcaaactatatatctacaatcttcccgtcgaggtgttgctaggagcgtctaattgtcgtccatcgtaataaaattctccttttggatttaccacctcgtccattaggaatccaatgagaccttcacatattgccgctactctttcttccttcgagagtccttgttgaatatttaacatctataatttggaaatttgtgaatgttacacgaacaattaaatataaggagctagaaaataattaactagtaatagttttattttacgtactttaaagttgtgcggcgtcatctttagtcccttgggtcccataaaactgtgcatgtgctcacagatgtagtagccacatagattattcccgggttcctgtcttaagcacttcagtgtggaaaaaaataagttatgaaatattcgtgttatacaatgtaataaatgtgcaaacttcatacgtaccgggaagtctgtgttccatgtaagtttttctttgaatggacctttgtgtgtccttatgaattgtttccatgcgctgcggattagaataatgaatgatatagtgtaatagGGATAAAATTtgggaaacaaacttttgcatagagataaagatccagaattattacaagcctagcctgtcttgcatgtcttggtactctaCTGGATCTTTTCTCAAGGAACTGAAGACAAtaacgtggcttctttcaggctcaattataataaggatccagtggaagctgcgtacgtaaactgttcatgcatattagagctaactaacattaatcaggtaaggaaaaagataacaaaagtagacggtatacacacacttacttgaatttgtatggaagtagtatgaaatccttgaatgtttgtttgtctaggaaattgtatacttccaccaaggttttttccggtgATAATTGtttctgtttttggttaactacggatggatccatgaagccaatatgtaggtacgcctctggtcggcacgtctgaattagcatcctacataaaatggaagatgaagttagtacggtgacgcacgcaaaaaaaatactgatatgagcaaaaatttacatgtagagttAAATGGatacttacagaacccaagcactgatcagagagacgtccagggcatcatgatggtacacttcatatatatccttgaagtctagccatagAACTTTCttgccttcgccgtaaaaatctatcggttttaccttaaggccgaacatctccctcgagtcggcggacaccatcatgtaccattgatagaattcgtacatctttgttgatagctttcgtaccaacgaaggccttactagaggtttgcctagctcataagtccatcttggctcagggagcggTGCAgatggcgtctcaacttgccctaaataTTCATCAAGTCctagacctgtttcttgcatgaatttcaatacttctacttgttgatccaagggcattgctgctaccctttgagtgtctttttttgataaatgcttgaggtcggggacaacaccacaggaagatgactttcctttccttttgtccctttcatcagcctttactaaagctcgttcatagtttgataagagtggtatccttttcttggctccttctttcATCCTAATAagaaagtttaaatctctttgatttactagcggtggctccatatcccttgctttttttttctttggcttgtttcttgaaccactcactggcctctcattggatttctgcccactgtaacgcatgagtcattgcctcccagcgttccttacgagtcactttaGGCTTCTTTGTTTTATTCTTTCTCTATTTTtgcttgggaggtggtgctcgtgacttctttagtggtgctgcaggttccttgattggggctgctcttggtcccggcgacggtgatcggggaggggtgttgttattatcGTCGTCGCttccaccaccaggatgtggtggagatggagaccttgatatagtagGAAGCGAcagtcctggagcaggttgtgcaggagatgatggtctcgagctatgaggagaaggtcgctgctggggatctacggggagcggtcttgagctctgaggagatggctccgtgccgggaatgatgatgtagcatttttgccatagaatgatcccatgaagcgcttCTGCCAGTGTCGTTTCcctgtcgcctcccgggaggtcgatctctaggccttcatattggctatcaacaatttgctctacgcggacgctggcgtagccaggtggaatctccatgccatgactgctctgccccgccagggttggtAACACACTCTCGTACGCTACCTATACATATAGCAGAattaaacaag
It includes:
- the LOC101758917 gene encoding polygalacturonase 1 beta-like protein 3 isoform X1; translated protein: MDANTVQSGVMVNMDAIVSLAILLLVTGAGASKHADLPAGPAVKSPKTMAPMVYWQAVLPETPMPQAIHDLLTQSTGHVSQDNKGLAQGENSRKVTASYGSQGEEDTRKVTTSHKSQGEDSRKVTASYGSQDDGDSMKIMMSYGSQCKDNSRKATTSYGSQGDEESRKVTTSYGSKGEEDSRKLTTSYGSQGDELSRKTTTSYGSQGDELSRKTTTSYGSQGDELSRKTTTSYGSQGDELSRKATTSYGSQGDELSRKTTTSYGSQGDELSRKTTTSYGSQGDELSRKTTTSYGSQGDELSRKATTSYGSQGDELSRKATTSYGSQGDELSRKTTTSYGSQGDELSRKATTSYGSQGDELSRKTTTSYGSQGEKDSRKATTSYRSQGDRHDHIHSHNNGNKLADVFFFHDVLRPGSIITPTIPPTTSLPPLLPRHEAETIPFSTKRFGDILTMFAPASHAMADEIRWTLDTCEHPQTLAGEKASCATSFESLAKLPAALLGIRNVHAFSGDMPIDPAGTTARRGRYNVTAVRKLSDSPMVAACHDLTYPYAVYYCHTTNPAAAYLVTLAAEDGGAPAMEALAVCHLDTSQWTPRHPFLVAHNLKPGDAVVCHFLSKLSIVWVPAGEQGGAREARKNAKYLRAFA
- the LOC101758917 gene encoding polygalacturonase 1 beta-like protein 3 isoform X2 translates to MDANTVQSGVMVNMDAIVSLAILLLVTGAGASKHADLPAGPAVKSPKTMAPMVYWQAVLPETPMPQAIHDLLTQSTGHVSQDNKGLAQGENSRKVTASYGSQGEEDTRKVTTSHKSQGEDSRKVTASYGSQDDGDSMKIMMSYGSQCKDNSRKATTSYGSQGDEESRKVTTSYGSKGEEDSRKLTTSYGSQGDELSRKTTTSYGSQGDELSRKTTTSYGSQGDELSRKTTTSYGSQGDELSRKATTSYGSQGDELSRKTTTSYGSQGDELSRKTTTSYGSQGDELSRKTTTSYGSQGDELSRKATTSYGSQGDELSRKATTSYGSQGDELSRKTTTSYGSQGDELSRKTTTSYGSQGEKDSRKATTSYRSQGDRHDHIHSHNNGNKLADVFFFHDVLRPGSIITPTIPPTTSLPPLLPRHEAETIPFSTKRFGDILTMFAPASHAMADEIRWTLDTCEHPQTLAGEKASCATSFESLAKLPAALLGIRNVHAFSGDMPIDPAGTTARRGRYNVTAVRKLSDSPMVAACHDLTYPYAVYYCHTTNPAAAYLVTLAAEDGGAPAMEALAVCHLDTSQWTPRHPFLVAHNLKPGDAVVCHFLSKLSIVWVPAGEQGGAREARKNAKYLRAFA